Proteins found in one Methylobacter sp. S3L5C genomic segment:
- a CDS encoding DUF1566 domain-containing protein, producing the protein MQHKKNGLVLALLVSTAATGTAQAALVARTGGMVYDDVNKITWAADANLFKTQAAGNTNLVSQIIHNIMSIGTHTLTNNDFNANTGKMTWWGAQAWVNNLTLGGFTDWSLPGTPVVAYGGNLTSSQMGDLYYNQLGGKDYKDIATTNNGNYSLFTNVNRASYWSGTEYTGYVNYAWKFDIGIGEQYHNPMSEMFYGLAVRAGDVAAVPLPGAIWLFLTGIIGVMGLKRRKNIS; encoded by the coding sequence ATGCAACATAAAAAAAACGGCTTGGTATTGGCTTTGCTGGTCAGTACAGCAGCAACCGGGACTGCCCAAGCAGCGTTAGTGGCACGTACCGGCGGTATGGTCTATGACGATGTCAACAAAATCACCTGGGCAGCTGATGCCAATTTGTTTAAAACCCAGGCGGCAGGTAATACCAATCTGGTTAGTCAAATAATACATAATATCATGAGTATCGGCACCCATACCCTCACCAACAATGACTTTAATGCCAATACAGGCAAAATGACTTGGTGGGGTGCACAAGCTTGGGTTAACAACTTGACGCTGGGTGGCTTTACTGATTGGAGCTTACCTGGAACACCAGTAGTCGCTTATGGGGGTAACCTTACCAGTAGCCAAATGGGTGATTTGTATTACAATCAATTAGGCGGTAAAGATTATAAAGACATTGCAACGACCAATAATGGCAACTATAGTTTGTTCACTAACGTCAATAGAGCTTCATATTGGTCGGGTACTGAGTACACGGGTTATGTAAACTACGCGTGGAAATTCGATATTGGCATTGGCGAGCAGTATCACAATCCTATGTCTGAAATGTTTTACGGATTAGCTGTTCGCGCGGGCGATGTTGCCGCTGTACCATTACCCGGTGCAATTTGGCTATTTTTGACCGGCATAATCGGCGTAATGGGTTTAAAACGTCGTAAAAACATCAGTTAA
- a CDS encoding DUF1566 domain-containing protein — MRHKKIRLALVLLASSIVTSTAQASLEARTGGMVYDKINKITWAADANLFKTQAAADSNLVNEIIVNNNGVINDASAVNGSHTLTAADFNTSTGKMTWFGAQAWVNNLTLGGFTDWRLPIITEGASGGNPPVSEMVALFANGPSGGAGAGNGAGAGTGMTNNGSYNIFTNVQSSEYWLGSEYASSPGEAWLFLTTNGTMSYIGKLNQNFAWAVRSGDVAAVPLPGAVWLFGSALVGLIGLKRRKNIV; from the coding sequence ATGCGACATAAAAAAATAAGGCTGGCATTGGTTTTACTGGCCAGTAGCATAGTAACAAGTACAGCCCAAGCCTCCTTAGAGGCACGTACCGGCGGTATGGTGTATGACAAAATCAATAAAATCACTTGGGCTGCGGATGCCAATCTGTTTAAAACCCAAGCGGCAGCTGATTCGAATCTGGTTAATGAGATTATCGTAAATAACAATGGGGTTATTAATGATGCGTCGGCAGTTAACGGCAGTCACACACTGACCGCCGCTGACTTTAATACCTCCACCGGTAAAATGACCTGGTTTGGCGCACAAGCCTGGGTTAACAATTTAACACTGGGTGGCTTTACTGACTGGAGACTACCCATCATTACCGAGGGAGCTTCTGGTGGAAACCCGCCCGTCAGCGAAATGGTAGCTTTGTTTGCCAATGGACCGAGTGGTGGAGCAGGTGCCGGTAATGGCGCAGGTGCTGGTACAGGTATGACCAATAATGGCAGTTATAATATATTCACTAACGTCCAAAGCTCTGAGTACTGGTTGGGTAGTGAATATGCGAGCAGTCCAGGCGAAGCGTGGCTCTTCCTTACCACAAATGGCACTATGTCCTACATCGGTAAGCTAAACCAGAACTTCGCATGGGCTGTTCGATCTGGCGATGTTGCCGCTGTGCCATTACCCGGCGCAGTCTGGTTATTCGGTAGTGCTTTGGTAGGCTTAATCGGTTTAAAGCGTCGTAAAAACATCGTTTAA
- a CDS encoding DUF1566 domain-containing protein, with translation MQHKKTRLALALIIGVVATTGTAHASLFARGTDLVYDDVNNITWVADANLAKTSGYDRNGKMEWSTAVAWANGLDYAGYTDWVLPTINQFTNQLGPVLSKIGRGNGDKDHSGDKDDSKYDLFTNVKNDKYWSSEDAGKDKTRAFDIKGGKQSDEKYNKDLYAWAVRSGDVATVPLPGAVWLFLTGMIGVMGLNRRKNTA, from the coding sequence ATGCAACATAAAAAAACACGTTTGGCACTGGCCTTGATTATTGGCGTCGTAGCAACAACGGGTACTGCCCATGCATCGCTTTTTGCTCGTGGTACGGATTTGGTTTATGACGATGTCAACAATATAACTTGGGTAGCCGATGCCAATCTGGCAAAAACCAGTGGCTACGATCGCAATGGTAAAATGGAGTGGTCAACAGCTGTAGCCTGGGCCAACGGTCTGGATTATGCCGGTTACACGGATTGGGTACTGCCTACCATTAACCAATTTACCAATCAGCTAGGCCCTGTTTTGAGTAAGATAGGAAGGGGTAATGGTGATAAGGATCATAGCGGCGATAAGGATGATAGCAAGTATGATTTATTCACTAACGTCAAGAACGACAAGTACTGGTCGAGCGAGGATGCCGGTAAAGATAAAACGAGGGCCTTCGATATCAAGGGTGGCAAGCAGAGCGACGAAAAGTATAATAAGGATCTCTACGCATGGGCTGTTCGCTCGGGCGATGTTGCCACTGTGCCATTACCCGGTGCGGTCTGGCTATTCTTGACTGGCATGATTGGTGTAATGGGCTTAAATCGTCGTAAAAACACTGCTTAA
- the rsxB gene encoding electron transport complex subunit RsxB, which yields MANKCNNIRLFIPAIFKGKVHTVIDQINAILPQTQCRQCGFQGCRPYAEAIASGVADINQCPPGGNEGVIELALLLGVSPKPLNPQFGQHKPKSVAFIIEKDCIGCVKCIAACPVDAILGAAKFMHTVIASECTGCELCVAPCPVDCIIMVPLPVDKEQSLSHEQKYARTQLAKRRYDAHCLRKEKEQAEKLERAKQKRAQLVKMQLQSSQQQ from the coding sequence ATTGCAAATAAATGCAACAATATCCGGTTATTTATACCAGCAATATTCAAGGGTAAAGTCCATACTGTGATTGATCAAATAAATGCCATTCTGCCGCAGACCCAATGCAGACAATGCGGTTTTCAAGGCTGTCGTCCTTATGCTGAAGCCATTGCATCGGGGGTTGCAGACATTAATCAATGTCCGCCGGGTGGTAACGAGGGTGTTATCGAATTAGCGCTTTTGTTAGGCGTTAGTCCCAAGCCGCTTAATCCGCAATTTGGCCAACATAAACCTAAAAGTGTGGCATTTATTATTGAGAAAGACTGTATCGGTTGCGTTAAATGTATTGCTGCTTGCCCTGTTGACGCTATTTTAGGCGCGGCAAAATTTATGCATACCGTTATCGCTTCAGAATGCACCGGTTGTGAGCTGTGTGTAGCGCCTTGTCCGGTAGATTGTATTATTATGGTGCCACTGCCTGTCGATAAAGAACAATCCCTAAGTCACGAGCAGAAATACGCACGTACTCAATTGGCAAAGCGCCGTTATGATGCGCACTGTCTGCGTAAAGAAAAAGAACAGGCGGAAAAACTGGAACGTGCGAAGCAAAAAAGAGCGCAATTGGTAAAAATGCAATTACAAAGTTCGCAGCAACAGTAA
- a CDS encoding DUF6781 family protein, whose translation MTKINQQQVKDAVRTAVNSGTNVHQQVKAITLTALTSRQLDMDNINSVTEAVGKGINEGISTQGEQAKEVFKQAATALDDALAIAAEASKLAIEEAASRVTEYSQHDLNDAIKDLQAMEGSFLDTLAKVAKGSNQVIADIVNDFITHTAQSGTAVGKQTLIALEALKGVTQLSKTVLVSSTVATVSTLAQIGSGILLGIAESLQAAHSKK comes from the coding sequence ATGACTAAAATAAATCAACAACAGGTTAAAGATGCCGTCCGGACAGCCGTTAATTCGGGGACCAACGTGCATCAACAAGTTAAGGCGATTACCTTAACGGCACTGACATCAAGGCAACTGGATATGGATAATATCAATAGTGTCACTGAAGCAGTCGGCAAAGGTATTAATGAAGGTATAAGCACTCAGGGTGAGCAGGCCAAAGAGGTCTTTAAGCAGGCGGCCACGGCATTGGATGATGCGTTGGCAATTGCTGCGGAGGCGTCAAAACTGGCTATTGAAGAAGCAGCATCGCGAGTTACTGAATATTCTCAACATGACCTTAATGATGCCATAAAAGATTTACAAGCGATGGAAGGTTCATTTCTCGATACCTTGGCAAAAGTAGCCAAAGGCAGTAATCAGGTTATTGCTGATATTGTTAATGACTTTATTACCCATACTGCGCAAAGCGGAACCGCTGTTGGCAAACAAACCTTAATTGCTCTGGAAGCGCTGAAAGGCGTCACGCAACTAAGTAAAACCGTGCTGGTGTCCAGTACGGTTGCCACAGTATCGACCTTGGCACAGATAGGCAGCGGTATTTTATTGGGCATCGCTGAAAGTTTACAAGCAGCGCATTCCAAAAAATAA
- a CDS encoding AarF/ABC1/UbiB kinase family protein: MLWEMLNAARDLGRVHAIASVLIRYGFGGFVRSLGVGKVLERAGKILHWQQVEDYAKLDTPQRMRRVLEDLGPTFIKLGQILATRVDLFPPQYIAEFEKLQDQAPPVPFEELLSQLEDDLGGSIDEFFSAVERQPLAAASIAQVHKAVLKDGTAVILKIRRPGLRKIIEADLRLLQRIVDIAESESPEFRRFHPKEILRQFNQSLRRELDLAGECRNAERVAANLADDPDIIIPNVYWQWTGERLNVQEYIEGIQGRDLTAVEKAGLDRKLLADRGTKAVIKMIMEDGFFHADPHPGNVFYLAGNKLAFIDFGMVGRLTEERREQVVSLLYGMINHLPIQVAEILEDWSDNIYTDEQVLTVDIEAFVDQYSSLSLKDLSLTAMMGDLMALLRDHKLMLPADLALLIKAYITLDGLGRHLNPDFNTLVFAAPYIQKIMLERYKPEAIAKRGWRNLLSVADLLTSLPKDLRKLLRASRKGAIQIDITVKRLDHYVNNIDNAISRLTMGIVTAALIIGSSIIMTVKGGPELFGLPAFGFLGYSFATIGGIWLLLSIWKSGH; encoded by the coding sequence ATGTTGTGGGAAATGTTAAATGCCGCCAGGGATCTGGGTCGGGTTCATGCTATTGCCTCAGTTTTAATTCGCTACGGCTTTGGCGGCTTTGTTCGTAGCTTAGGTGTAGGCAAAGTCCTGGAGCGTGCAGGCAAGATACTGCATTGGCAGCAAGTGGAAGATTATGCAAAACTTGATACGCCACAACGAATGCGGCGCGTACTGGAAGATTTGGGGCCTACCTTTATTAAATTAGGGCAAATCCTGGCGACGCGTGTTGATTTATTTCCTCCCCAATATATTGCCGAATTTGAAAAGCTGCAGGATCAGGCACCTCCTGTGCCTTTTGAAGAGCTACTTTCCCAGCTTGAAGATGATCTTGGTGGCAGTATTGATGAATTTTTTTCGGCAGTCGAAAGACAACCGCTGGCAGCCGCTTCCATTGCACAGGTTCATAAAGCCGTACTCAAGGATGGAACAGCGGTTATTTTAAAAATTCGCAGGCCCGGCTTGCGTAAAATTATTGAAGCTGATTTACGACTTTTACAGCGTATTGTTGATATTGCCGAATCTGAATCCCCCGAATTTCGTCGCTTTCATCCGAAAGAAATCCTTCGTCAGTTTAACCAATCATTACGCCGTGAACTCGATCTTGCCGGTGAGTGTAGAAATGCAGAACGGGTAGCCGCCAATTTAGCCGATGATCCCGATATCATAATTCCTAATGTCTATTGGCAATGGACGGGGGAAAGACTCAACGTACAAGAGTATATTGAAGGCATTCAAGGACGTGATCTTACCGCCGTTGAAAAAGCCGGACTGGATAGAAAACTGCTGGCTGATCGCGGAACTAAAGCCGTTATTAAGATGATTATGGAAGACGGTTTTTTTCATGCCGATCCGCATCCCGGAAATGTCTTTTATCTGGCGGGCAATAAACTGGCATTTATAGACTTCGGTATGGTTGGCCGTTTAACGGAAGAACGCAGGGAGCAAGTTGTCAGCTTGTTGTATGGCATGATTAATCATCTGCCGATACAAGTCGCCGAGATACTTGAAGACTGGTCAGACAATATTTATACCGATGAGCAAGTGCTTACCGTTGACATAGAGGCCTTTGTTGATCAATACAGTTCGCTCTCGCTAAAAGATTTAAGCCTGACTGCAATGATGGGTGATCTGATGGCGTTATTAAGAGATCACAAATTAATGTTGCCTGCCGATCTTGCCTTGTTGATCAAAGCTTACATTACCTTGGATGGTCTTGGGAGACATCTTAATCCGGATTTTAATACCCTGGTTTTTGCTGCACCCTATATCCAAAAAATTATGCTGGAGCGCTACAAACCCGAGGCTATTGCCAAACGGGGATGGCGTAACCTGCTTAGCGTCGCCGATCTTTTGACCAGCTTACCAAAAGACCTGCGTAAATTGCTGCGGGCTTCCAGAAAAGGTGCCATTCAGATCGACATTACCGTCAAGCGCCTTGATCACTACGTTAACAACATTGATAATGCCATCAGCCGGTTGACTATGGGTATAGTCACAGCGGCACTTATTATTGGCTCGTCCATTATCATGACGGTAAAAGGCGGACCGGAATTATTCGGCTTGCCTGCATTTGGTTTTTTAGGCTACTCTTTCGCCACGATAGGCGGTATTTGGCTACTGCTTTCCATTTGGAAAAGCGGCCACTAA
- a CDS encoding MarR family winged helix-turn-helix transcriptional regulator: protein MTSPSTFPTVLRELLRTHQTFLAYAASHVHTLDLTLPQFDIIITLGNTTGMTFKKLGEETLITKGTLTGVISRLEDKGLVQRLASETDGRSQIVRLTMAGEAVYESTFNEHLDFIDQIFNDYSPEEVVTLEAALTRLHKAVTTARCNGSGELANGITGWCAKVQDVCKHGVVE from the coding sequence ATGACTTCTCCCTCAACTTTTCCAACGGTGCTTCGTGAGTTATTACGGACACATCAGACTTTTTTAGCCTATGCGGCAAGTCATGTGCATACGTTGGATCTGACACTGCCACAATTCGATATTATCATCACCTTAGGCAATACTACCGGTATGACTTTTAAAAAATTAGGCGAGGAAACCTTAATTACTAAAGGTACCTTAACCGGTGTCATCAGTCGCTTGGAGGATAAGGGACTGGTGCAAAGGCTTGCTTCGGAAACCGACGGTCGCAGTCAGATTGTTCGATTGACTATGGCAGGAGAAGCCGTATATGAAAGTACTTTTAACGAACACCTGGACTTCATTGACCAGATATTTAATGATTATTCCCCAGAGGAAGTGGTGACTCTTGAAGCTGCTTTAACCCGCTTGCACAAAGCTGTTACTACCGCCCGTTGCAATGGCAGTGGAGAATTAGCTAATGGCATTACTGGCTGGTGCGCCAAAGTTCAGGATGTTTGTAAACATGGCGTAGTTGAATAA
- a CDS encoding carboxymuconolactone decarboxylase family protein yields the protein MSYLPSSPDLNSLAGVLSKYPRRGILLFKLLEDMGRSFSPLNKDSRDLIMTYSSALNNCYFGDNGHQGKTSGNQAVLIKQLQTDMDNARVDEQLKPILRFVKKLTLNPGDITAEDAQTVFDAGWDEQAFLESVCLCAIANCMNRFAKGIGTHTVGTRNFLMNNA from the coding sequence ATGTCGTATCTTCCCTCAAGCCCGGACCTAAACTCGTTAGCCGGTGTATTATCGAAATACCCTCGTCGGGGTATTTTGCTGTTTAAATTATTGGAAGATATGGGCAGAAGTTTTTCACCGCTCAATAAAGACAGTCGTGACTTGATCATGACTTATTCCTCGGCACTGAATAACTGCTATTTCGGTGACAACGGCCATCAAGGAAAAACCTCAGGCAATCAGGCAGTGCTGATTAAGCAGTTGCAAACCGATATGGATAACGCCAGGGTTGATGAGCAACTAAAGCCTATTCTGCGCTTTGTAAAAAAATTAACGCTTAATCCGGGAGACATAACCGCTGAAGACGCACAAACCGTATTCGATGCCGGTTGGGACGAACAGGCTTTTCTTGAGTCGGTATGTTTATGCGCCATCGCCAATTGTATGAACCGTTTTGCCAAAGGCATAGGCACGCATACAGTAGGTACGCGTAATTTTTTAATGAATAATGCCTGA
- a CDS encoding MDR family oxidoreductase, with amino-acid sequence MTFKALWATKPGNSIVIELKELNDEQLMLGDVTIAVEYSTVNYKDGLAISGRAPIIQAFPLIPGIDLAGIVEASSNSAFQTGDRVVVNGWALSQTHHGGYAQRARVCSEWLVKLPDTFSTKQAMAIGTAGYTAMLSVLALEQGGITPDKGDILVTGASGGVGSIAIALLSKLGYRVLASTGRLAEAAYLKSLGAAEVLDRSILSTPGAPLGTEKWAGAVDTCGGNTLVNVLAQTSYRGTVTACGLAQSMDFPASMLPFILRNITLAGIDSVNAPQQARITAWERLAQDLDLEKLGLTTQEITLQQVPEVAQQILEGKVRGRTLVNVNA; translated from the coding sequence ATGACTTTCAAAGCACTATGGGCAACAAAGCCGGGAAACTCGATAGTAATCGAACTCAAAGAGCTTAATGACGAACAACTTATGCTAGGGGATGTGACCATCGCCGTCGAGTACTCTACCGTAAATTACAAAGACGGTCTGGCCATCAGTGGTCGGGCACCGATAATCCAGGCCTTTCCACTGATACCCGGTATTGACCTGGCCGGTATCGTAGAAGCCTCTTCAAATTCGGCGTTTCAGACTGGCGACCGCGTTGTGGTAAACGGGTGGGCGCTAAGCCAGACTCACCACGGCGGCTATGCGCAAAGGGCTCGTGTTTGCAGCGAGTGGCTGGTCAAACTACCCGATACATTTTCGACCAAACAGGCCATGGCCATCGGTACTGCAGGATACACAGCCATGCTAAGCGTACTGGCCCTGGAACAAGGCGGCATCACTCCTGACAAGGGTGATATTTTGGTCACTGGTGCCAGCGGTGGCGTTGGCTCCATCGCCATTGCGCTACTTTCCAAATTGGGCTACCGGGTTCTGGCCTCGACGGGACGTCTGGCAGAAGCAGCATATTTAAAAAGTCTCGGTGCTGCAGAAGTACTGGATCGCTCGATACTGTCCACCCCGGGAGCTCCGCTGGGGACTGAAAAATGGGCTGGAGCCGTTGATACGTGCGGTGGAAATACGCTGGTAAACGTTCTAGCACAGACCAGTTATCGAGGCACCGTAACCGCGTGTGGTCTGGCACAGAGTATGGACTTTCCCGCATCCATGCTTCCTTTCATCCTGCGCAACATTACACTGGCAGGCATCGATTCTGTCAATGCGCCACAACAAGCCCGCATAACTGCCTGGGAGCGGCTTGCCCAGGATCTTGATCTCGAAAAGCTTGGACTGACCACTCAAGAGATCACCCTCCAGCAAGTACCGGAAGTCGCGCAACAAATACTGGAAGGAAAAGTTCGCGGACGTACGCTGGTGAATGTAAACGCCTGA
- a CDS encoding pirin family protein — protein MVKLRKSKERGYADHGWLKSYHSFSFAGYYDPKYMGWGNLRVINEDRIGAGTGFGKHSHRNMEIISYVLSGELAHQDSMGNIKGIPPGDIQLMSAGKGVTHSEFNHAEGQKTHFLQIWIEPNVQEIPPSYAQKTIPAAEKRGLLRLVASPHGENGSVIIHADAKVYAGLFDGNETIILKLNPSRKTYVHLIYGELEVNGLKISTGDALLLEHESQIRITQGNKAEVLVFDLTA, from the coding sequence ATGGTCAAGCTCAGAAAATCCAAAGAACGTGGTTATGCCGATCATGGTTGGCTAAAAAGCTACCACTCGTTTTCATTTGCAGGTTATTACGACCCCAAATATATGGGGTGGGGTAATTTACGGGTGATTAATGAAGACCGTATTGGAGCAGGTACCGGCTTTGGTAAGCACAGTCATCGTAATATGGAAATTATTAGCTATGTTCTTTCGGGTGAGCTTGCGCATCAGGACAGTATGGGTAATATCAAAGGGATTCCTCCTGGAGATATACAACTGATGAGTGCCGGTAAAGGCGTTACGCACAGTGAGTTTAATCATGCCGAAGGCCAAAAAACGCATTTTCTGCAAATTTGGATTGAACCCAATGTGCAAGAAATTCCCCCAAGTTACGCACAAAAGACAATTCCTGCTGCAGAGAAACGGGGTTTATTACGTTTAGTCGCATCCCCTCATGGCGAGAATGGATCCGTAATCATTCACGCCGATGCCAAGGTTTATGCGGGATTATTTGATGGTAATGAAACAATCATCCTCAAGTTAAATCCATCCCGAAAAACTTATGTTCATCTCATCTATGGAGAACTTGAGGTGAATGGTCTAAAAATTAGCACCGGCGATGCCCTATTGCTGGAGCATGAAAGTCAAATCCGGATTACGCAGGGCAATAAGGCAGAAGTATTGGTATTTGATTTGACAGCCTGA
- a CDS encoding flavodoxin family protein — protein MTKVAVVFHSGYGHTVKQAEAIAQGANAELIAIDAEGNITEAQWATLTEADAIVFGSPTYMGTVSWQFKKFADASSKPWFSQQWKDKVFAGFTNSATMNGDKHSTLHYFFTLAMQHSGIWAGTGLMPSNAKAAKRDDVNYVGSFAGAMMQTPSDASADEVNAGDLETARLYGVRIAEVASKFKGI, from the coding sequence ATGACTAAAGTCGCCGTGGTATTTCATAGTGGTTACGGCCACACCGTTAAACAAGCCGAAGCCATCGCCCAAGGCGCCAATGCCGAGTTAATAGCAATTGATGCAGAAGGCAATATTACCGAAGCACAATGGGCTACATTAACCGAAGCCGACGCTATTGTCTTTGGTTCCCCGACTTATATGGGAACCGTAAGCTGGCAATTTAAGAAATTTGCCGATGCATCTTCAAAGCCTTGGTTTAGCCAACAGTGGAAAGATAAAGTATTTGCCGGTTTCACCAATTCCGCCACCATGAACGGTGACAAGCATTCGACTCTTCATTACTTCTTTACCTTGGCTATGCAACATTCAGGTATTTGGGCAGGAACAGGTCTCATGCCATCCAATGCAAAAGCTGCCAAGCGTGACGATGTCAACTACGTCGGATCTTTTGCCGGTGCCATGATGCAAACCCCATCTGATGCCAGTGCTGACGAAGTCAATGCCGGCGATTTGGAAACGGCCAGATTGTATGGTGTTCGTATTGCCGAAGTTGCAAGCAAATTTAAAGGTATCTGA
- a CDS encoding YceI family protein, translating to MKRITFLILAAVISTPVLAASETYVIDGTHTYPRFSYSHFGFSTQLSRFDKTSGNIVIDREAKTGSVSVIIDTTSVDTGYALFNEHIQGADFLDTTKYPTANFTSSKVNFDGDKVSSVDGTLTLKGISKPVTLTVTSFQCMLHPMLNKDACGANATAVVKRTDFNMGKYAPNVGDDVTLTISVEAVKK from the coding sequence ATGAAACGTATTACTTTTTTGATCCTCGCAGCAGTTATTTCAACTCCGGTTCTCGCCGCATCCGAAACTTATGTCATCGACGGTACTCATACCTATCCGCGTTTTTCTTACAGCCACTTTGGGTTTTCTACGCAGTTAAGTCGGTTCGACAAGACCTCCGGCAATATCGTTATTGATCGTGAGGCGAAAACGGGTTCTGTCAGTGTCATTATTGACACGACTTCAGTCGATACCGGTTACGCCTTGTTTAACGAACATATACAGGGTGCCGACTTTTTGGATACTACCAAGTATCCAACCGCCAACTTCACTTCCAGCAAAGTCAATTTTGATGGTGATAAAGTGTCGTCGGTTGATGGTACGCTAACGCTTAAAGGAATCAGCAAGCCGGTGACTTTGACGGTAACATCTTTCCAGTGCATGCTGCATCCAATGCTTAACAAGGATGCTTGTGGAGCGAATGCGACAGCCGTTGTTAAACGTACTGACTTTAATATGGGTAAATATGCACCAAATGTTGGTGACGATGTAACTTTGACTATCTCGGTTGAAGCCGTTAAAAAATAA
- a CDS encoding LysR family transcriptional regulator: MSPHITLEQWRSLIEVVDAGGYAQAAEKLCKSQSAVSYAVQKIESLLNVKAFEIQGRKAILTPTGQMLYRRALALVGEANDLERAAHKLSAGWEAVITIAAEILFPSDLLLTCLQSFAQESPATRIELIESVLGGTSDALLNGTVDLAISPQLPPGFLGNVLMRIRLQAVAHADHPLHHQGRELSYRDLRAYRHIVIRDSGGKRDQRAVSVEVDQRWTVSQVATSIQAVSMGYGFAWLPEEHISEELRTGILKPLPLREGYTHEVPLYLILANPDFAGPGVRRLADILTESVSAKKNKTSHYQ, translated from the coding sequence ATGAGCCCACATATTACCCTGGAGCAATGGCGATCTTTGATCGAAGTTGTGGACGCTGGCGGTTACGCGCAAGCGGCGGAAAAACTTTGTAAAAGCCAATCGGCAGTCAGCTATGCCGTACAAAAGATAGAATCCTTACTAAATGTCAAAGCCTTTGAAATTCAGGGCCGCAAAGCCATCCTCACACCGACCGGACAAATGCTCTATCGGCGTGCACTGGCGCTGGTGGGTGAAGCCAATGATTTGGAACGGGCAGCACATAAGCTTTCCGCCGGATGGGAAGCCGTTATCACCATCGCTGCTGAAATCCTGTTTCCCTCTGATCTGCTATTGACCTGCCTTCAGAGCTTTGCTCAGGAAAGCCCTGCTACACGAATCGAATTGATTGAATCAGTATTAGGCGGAACCTCAGATGCGCTACTCAACGGGACGGTAGATTTGGCAATTTCGCCCCAGCTACCGCCAGGTTTTTTAGGTAACGTCTTAATGAGAATACGTTTGCAGGCTGTAGCTCATGCCGATCACCCGCTTCATCATCAAGGTCGGGAATTAAGTTATCGGGACTTACGGGCATATCGCCATATTGTGATTCGGGATTCAGGAGGCAAGCGCGACCAACGTGCGGTGTCTGTCGAGGTTGATCAGCGTTGGACAGTGAGCCAGGTTGCTACATCAATTCAGGCAGTCTCCATGGGGTACGGCTTTGCCTGGTTACCCGAAGAACATATTAGTGAAGAACTACGAACAGGGATACTAAAGCCGTTACCTTTGAGGGAAGGCTATACGCACGAAGTACCTCTCTACCTGATTTTGGCAAATCCTGACTTTGCAGGGCCCGGGGTAAGGCGACTGGCGGATATTCTAACGGAATCAGTAAGCGCTAAAAAAAACAAGACTAGCCATTACCAGTGA
- the cobO gene encoding cob(I)yrinic acid a,c-diamide adenosyltransferase, whose translation MKSRDRRRGLVVVNTGEGKGKSSSALGMVFRAAGWDMKVCVIQYIKGQWQTGEQKAAERFDNIEWHALGDGFTWDTKNPEQDIKTSREIWELSKQKILSEEFDVVLLDEINYCCGYQWISGQEIADFIRNEKPSWVHLIMTGRNAAPEVIEIADTVTEMTMIKHAFQQGIKAEQGIEF comes from the coding sequence ATGAAATCGAGAGATAGACGACGAGGACTGGTTGTAGTTAATACCGGTGAAGGTAAGGGCAAATCATCCAGTGCATTAGGCATGGTTTTTCGTGCCGCAGGTTGGGATATGAAAGTCTGTGTTATTCAGTATATAAAAGGGCAATGGCAAACGGGCGAACAAAAAGCCGCAGAACGTTTTGATAACATTGAATGGCATGCTTTGGGTGACGGTTTTACCTGGGATACCAAAAATCCTGAACAGGATATTAAAACCAGTCGGGAAATATGGGAGCTTAGCAAACAGAAAATTCTTTCTGAAGAATTTGATGTGGTTTTACTGGACGAGATTAATTATTGTTGCGGCTATCAGTGGATTTCCGGTCAGGAAATTGCGGATTTTATTCGCAATGAAAAACCATCCTGGGTACATTTAATTATGACCGGTCGCAATGCTGCACCCGAAGTGATTGAAATTGCCGATACGGTGACTGAAATGACTATGATAAAACATGCCTTTCAGCAGGGCATTAAAGCCGAACAGGGTATTGAGTTTTAA